One stretch of Mobula birostris isolate sMobBir1 chromosome 5, sMobBir1.hap1, whole genome shotgun sequence DNA includes these proteins:
- the LOC140197579 gene encoding storkhead-box protein 2-like isoform X6, producing the protein MSPISQSQFIPLGEILCLAISAMNASRKPVTHEALMEHLATCFPGVPTPSQEILRHTLNMLVRERKIYPTPDGYFIVTPQTYFITPSLIRTNSKWYHLDERIPDRSRCTSPQPGTITPSNSGCLRDRAHHRNHCDSCNCFREEFHNHSSTLQKKSIKDCKDSYCPPSFSQIPITHTEKSKSTVNCSYKTETLPKTKDGEKQPKKFGLKLFRLSFKKDKSKQLVNFSAQFPPEEWPLRDEDNPTSIPREVEQEIIKRINPDLTVENVMKHTALMKKLEEDKAHRNKPGSSAQHSGKSKKSRGHKKAHGKPRSHSKSRVPKGEQSEDTHLDVTECREYEFYDPITRSPCDKSTSMEMKGDNGFVTYDRINMAESHYPVTPEWDVSGDLYKRRMEGQLHEHSRESLQSKVHRSHSHTQDRKSRNDRTSKAKERSRSMDNSNRPLGTILSGTAEEMQGCNMDESHLSNDKLRSSKFLGHHRSGLTSHSNHITEPSIPECVDVDNVAGLDDACNPLEPITAEETLPNCNEPSGPDAVVKADDYFQCNAPKETIRTVSSLAANCNDEHLFKDYDTLTLSDGVKKLSPLDRFLKHPPIEENVNGQLEQLSLQQKHYPENIDMNSINLPVASQASTVSLPNGQVFKSQSETQTVNHMENNSQDLPGISLYESQHNKPSELFHPNCENLVGLSSAVQSLPEHGDMAGHQESSFDYYNVSDDDSEDGTNKNQQEGKNREDGGTVQWLLEREKEKGLQRKFEKHLTLLSPKESDTSASQKASHSARLDSMDSSSITVDSGFNSPRTRESLASNTSSILDSNRHQNPTLSPGHGGTSEFSFRTTADPAPSEPEKLQKPAKCLASVTSV; encoded by the exons GGGTTCCAACACCCAGTCAAGAAATTCTTCGCCATACATTGAACATGCTCGTAAGAGAGCGAAAAATTTACCCAACTCCTGACGGATATTTTATTGTAACTCCACAGACTTATTTTATTACACCTTCTTTAATAAGAACAAATAGCAAATGGTATCACCTGGATGAAAGGATACCTGACCGTTCTCGATGTACTTCACCACAACCAGGGACTATAACTCCATCTAACTCTGGCTGCCTCAGAGACAGAGCCCATCATCGAAACCACTGCGATTCTTGCAACTGCTTCAGAGAGGAATTTCATAATCACTCATCCACGCTTCAGAAGAAATCAATAAAAGATTGTAAGGACTCCTATTGCCCTCCTTCTTTCAGTCAGATCCCAATAACACACACTGAGAAAAGTAAAAGTACGGTTAACTGTTCATATAAAACTGAAACGTTGCCAAAAACCAAGGACGGAGAAAAGCAGCCAAAAAAATTTGGTCTGAAGTTGTTCAGACTGAGCTTTAAGAAGGACAAGTCAAAACAGTTGGTGAATTTTTCCGCCCAGTTTCCTCCTGAGGAATGGCCTCTCCGTGACGAGGATAATCCGACCTCCATACCacgggaggtggagcaggagatAATTAAACGGATTAACCCAGACCTGACAGTGGAGAATGTCATGAAGCACACGGCGCTAATGAAGAAACTTGAAGAGGATAAGGCCCATCGAAATAAACCAGGCTCGTCTGCCCAGCATAGTGGCAAAAGCAAAAAAAGCAGAGGCCACAAAAAGGCCCATGGTAAGCCCCGATCACACAGTAAGTCAAGAGTTCCTAAGGGTGAGCAATCAGAAGATACACATTTAGAtgtaacagagtgcagagagtatgagttttatGATCCAATTACCAGATCACCATGTGATAAAAGTACAAGTATGGAAATGAAGGGTGACAACGGCTTTGTTACATATGACAGAATTAACATGGCTGAATCCCATTATCCAGTGACCCCAGAGTGGGATGTGTCTGGTGATCTGTACAAGAGAAGGATGGAGGGTCAACTTCATGAACATTCCAGGGAAAGTTTACAATCCAAAGTACATCGGAGCCACAGCCATACGCAGGATAGAAAATCAAGAAATGATCGGACCAGCAAAGCCAAGGAGCGGTCTAGATCAATGGATAATTCGAATAGACCCCTTGGCACTATTTTGTCAGGCACTGCAGAAGAGATGCAAGGATGTAACATGGATGAAAGCCACTTGAGTAATGACAAATTGCGTTCTTCCAAGTTTCTGGGCCATCACAGATCAGGGCTGACATCACATTCAAATCATATCACTGAGCCTAGTATACCCGAATGTGTTGATGTTGATAATGTAGCAGGCCTCGATGATGCCTGCAATCCACTGGAACCTATCACAGCTGAAGAAACCTTGCCTAATTGCAATGAGCCTAGTGGCCCTGATGCTGTCGTAAAAGCAGATGATTACTTTCAGTGTAATGCGCCCAAGGAGACTATTCGGACTGTATCTTCCCTAGCAGCTAACTGTAATGATGAACATCTGTTTAAAGATTATGACACTTTGACCTTGTCTGATGGAGTTAAGAAGCTGTCCCCTTTGGACAGATTCTTGAAACATCCACCTATTGAAGAAAATGTGAATGGACAGCTGGAACAATTGTCACTGCAGCAGAAGCATTATCCTGAAAATATAGATATGAACAGCATTAATTTGCCTGTAGCGTCACAAGCATCAACAGTGTCATTGCCAAATGGACAAGTGTTTAAATCACAGTCTGAAACTCAAACTGTAAATCACATGGAAAATAATAGCCAGGATCTCCCTGGAATTTCTTTATATGAATCACAACACAATAAACCATCTGAATTGTTTCACCCTAACTGTGAGAACCTTGTTGGTCTATCAAGTGCAGTGCAATCACTGCCAGAGCACGGAGACATGGCCGGGCATCAGGAGTCTTCTTTTGATTATTATAATGTTTCCGATGATGACTCAGAAGATGGCACCAACAAAAACCAACAAGAAGGTAAGAACCGAGAAGATGGTGGGACGGTGCAATGGTTGCTAGAACGAGAGAAAGAGAAAGGTCtccagcggaagtttgagaagcatCTAACTCTCCTGAGCCCAAAGGAATCTGACACCAGCGCCAGTCAGAAAGCTTCACATTCTGCTCGACTAGATAGTATGGACAGCAGCAGTATAACAGTAGACAGTGGATTTAATTCTCCACG TACTCGTGAAAGTCTGGCCTCTAACACCTCAAGCATATTAGACAGCAACAGACATCAGAACCCCACTCTTAGTCCGGGACATGGAGGCACGTCTGAATTCAGTTTCCGAACAACCGCAGATCCTGCACCAAGTGAACCTGAGAAACTGCAGAAGCCTGCGAAGTGTCTAGCTTCTGTTACCAGTGTTTGA
- the LOC140197579 gene encoding storkhead-box protein 2-like isoform X4 — translation MLDKEVPQSAMCLTNVKEITGYGDVSPISMSPISQSQFIPLGEILCLAISAMNASRKPVTHEALMEHLATCFPGVPTPSQEILRHTLNMLVRERKIYPTPDGYFIVTPQTYFITPSLIRTNSKWYHLDERIPDRSRCTSPQPGTITPSNSGCLRDRAHHRNHCDSCNCFREEFHNHSSTLQKKSIKDCKDSYCPPSFSQIPITHTEKSKSTVNCSYKTETLPKTKDGEKQPKKFGLKLFRLSFKKDKSKQLVNFSAQFPPEEWPLRDEDNPTSIPREVEQEIIKRINPDLTVENVMKHTALMKKLEEDKAHRNKPGSSAQHSGKSKKSRGHKKAHGKPRSHSKSRVPKGEQSEDTHLDVTECREYEFYDPITRSPCDKSTSMEMKGDNGFVTYDRINMAESHYPVTPEWDVSGDLYKRRMEGQLHEHSRESLQSKVHRSHSHTQDRKSRNDRTSKAKERSRSMDNSNRPLGTILSGTAEEMQGCNMDESHLSNDKLRSSKFLGHHRSGLTSHSNHITEPSIPECVDVDNVAGLDDACNPLEPITAEETLPNCNEPSGPDAVVKADDYFQCNAPKETIRTVSSLAANCNDEHLFKDYDTLTLSDGVKKLSPLDRFLKHPPIEENVNGQLEQLSLQQKHYPENIDMNSINLPVASQASTVSLPNGQVFKSQSETQTVNHMENNSQDLPGISLYESQHNKPSELFHPNCENLVGLSSAVQSLPEHGDMAGHQESSFDYYNVSDDDSEDGTNKNQQEGKNREDGGTVQWLLEREKEKGLQRKFEKHLTLLSPKESDTSASQKASHSARLDSMDSSSITVDSGFNSPRTRESLASNTSSILDSNRHQNPTLSPGHGGTSEFSFRTTADPAPSEPEKLQKPAKCLASVTSV, via the exons GGGTTCCAACACCCAGTCAAGAAATTCTTCGCCATACATTGAACATGCTCGTAAGAGAGCGAAAAATTTACCCAACTCCTGACGGATATTTTATTGTAACTCCACAGACTTATTTTATTACACCTTCTTTAATAAGAACAAATAGCAAATGGTATCACCTGGATGAAAGGATACCTGACCGTTCTCGATGTACTTCACCACAACCAGGGACTATAACTCCATCTAACTCTGGCTGCCTCAGAGACAGAGCCCATCATCGAAACCACTGCGATTCTTGCAACTGCTTCAGAGAGGAATTTCATAATCACTCATCCACGCTTCAGAAGAAATCAATAAAAGATTGTAAGGACTCCTATTGCCCTCCTTCTTTCAGTCAGATCCCAATAACACACACTGAGAAAAGTAAAAGTACGGTTAACTGTTCATATAAAACTGAAACGTTGCCAAAAACCAAGGACGGAGAAAAGCAGCCAAAAAAATTTGGTCTGAAGTTGTTCAGACTGAGCTTTAAGAAGGACAAGTCAAAACAGTTGGTGAATTTTTCCGCCCAGTTTCCTCCTGAGGAATGGCCTCTCCGTGACGAGGATAATCCGACCTCCATACCacgggaggtggagcaggagatAATTAAACGGATTAACCCAGACCTGACAGTGGAGAATGTCATGAAGCACACGGCGCTAATGAAGAAACTTGAAGAGGATAAGGCCCATCGAAATAAACCAGGCTCGTCTGCCCAGCATAGTGGCAAAAGCAAAAAAAGCAGAGGCCACAAAAAGGCCCATGGTAAGCCCCGATCACACAGTAAGTCAAGAGTTCCTAAGGGTGAGCAATCAGAAGATACACATTTAGAtgtaacagagtgcagagagtatgagttttatGATCCAATTACCAGATCACCATGTGATAAAAGTACAAGTATGGAAATGAAGGGTGACAACGGCTTTGTTACATATGACAGAATTAACATGGCTGAATCCCATTATCCAGTGACCCCAGAGTGGGATGTGTCTGGTGATCTGTACAAGAGAAGGATGGAGGGTCAACTTCATGAACATTCCAGGGAAAGTTTACAATCCAAAGTACATCGGAGCCACAGCCATACGCAGGATAGAAAATCAAGAAATGATCGGACCAGCAAAGCCAAGGAGCGGTCTAGATCAATGGATAATTCGAATAGACCCCTTGGCACTATTTTGTCAGGCACTGCAGAAGAGATGCAAGGATGTAACATGGATGAAAGCCACTTGAGTAATGACAAATTGCGTTCTTCCAAGTTTCTGGGCCATCACAGATCAGGGCTGACATCACATTCAAATCATATCACTGAGCCTAGTATACCCGAATGTGTTGATGTTGATAATGTAGCAGGCCTCGATGATGCCTGCAATCCACTGGAACCTATCACAGCTGAAGAAACCTTGCCTAATTGCAATGAGCCTAGTGGCCCTGATGCTGTCGTAAAAGCAGATGATTACTTTCAGTGTAATGCGCCCAAGGAGACTATTCGGACTGTATCTTCCCTAGCAGCTAACTGTAATGATGAACATCTGTTTAAAGATTATGACACTTTGACCTTGTCTGATGGAGTTAAGAAGCTGTCCCCTTTGGACAGATTCTTGAAACATCCACCTATTGAAGAAAATGTGAATGGACAGCTGGAACAATTGTCACTGCAGCAGAAGCATTATCCTGAAAATATAGATATGAACAGCATTAATTTGCCTGTAGCGTCACAAGCATCAACAGTGTCATTGCCAAATGGACAAGTGTTTAAATCACAGTCTGAAACTCAAACTGTAAATCACATGGAAAATAATAGCCAGGATCTCCCTGGAATTTCTTTATATGAATCACAACACAATAAACCATCTGAATTGTTTCACCCTAACTGTGAGAACCTTGTTGGTCTATCAAGTGCAGTGCAATCACTGCCAGAGCACGGAGACATGGCCGGGCATCAGGAGTCTTCTTTTGATTATTATAATGTTTCCGATGATGACTCAGAAGATGGCACCAACAAAAACCAACAAGAAGGTAAGAACCGAGAAGATGGTGGGACGGTGCAATGGTTGCTAGAACGAGAGAAAGAGAAAGGTCtccagcggaagtttgagaagcatCTAACTCTCCTGAGCCCAAAGGAATCTGACACCAGCGCCAGTCAGAAAGCTTCACATTCTGCTCGACTAGATAGTATGGACAGCAGCAGTATAACAGTAGACAGTGGATTTAATTCTCCACG TACTCGTGAAAGTCTGGCCTCTAACACCTCAAGCATATTAGACAGCAACAGACATCAGAACCCCACTCTTAGTCCGGGACATGGAGGCACGTCTGAATTCAGTTTCCGAACAACCGCAGATCCTGCACCAAGTGAACCTGAGAAACTGCAGAAGCCTGCGAAGTGTCTAGCTTCTGTTACCAGTGTTTGA
- the LOC140197579 gene encoding storkhead-box protein 2-like isoform X5: protein MLEGQGRGGDVSPISMSPISQSQFIPLGEILCLAISAMNASRKPVTHEALMEHLATCFPGVPTPSQEILRHTLNMLVRERKIYPTPDGYFIVTPQTYFITPSLIRTNSKWYHLDERIPDRSRCTSPQPGTITPSNSGCLRDRAHHRNHCDSCNCFREEFHNHSSTLQKKSIKDCKDSYCPPSFSQIPITHTEKSKSTVNCSYKTETLPKTKDGEKQPKKFGLKLFRLSFKKDKSKQLVNFSAQFPPEEWPLRDEDNPTSIPREVEQEIIKRINPDLTVENVMKHTALMKKLEEDKAHRNKPGSSAQHSGKSKKSRGHKKAHGKPRSHSKSRVPKGEQSEDTHLDVTECREYEFYDPITRSPCDKSTSMEMKGDNGFVTYDRINMAESHYPVTPEWDVSGDLYKRRMEGQLHEHSRESLQSKVHRSHSHTQDRKSRNDRTSKAKERSRSMDNSNRPLGTILSGTAEEMQGCNMDESHLSNDKLRSSKFLGHHRSGLTSHSNHITEPSIPECVDVDNVAGLDDACNPLEPITAEETLPNCNEPSGPDAVVKADDYFQCNAPKETIRTVSSLAANCNDEHLFKDYDTLTLSDGVKKLSPLDRFLKHPPIEENVNGQLEQLSLQQKHYPENIDMNSINLPVASQASTVSLPNGQVFKSQSETQTVNHMENNSQDLPGISLYESQHNKPSELFHPNCENLVGLSSAVQSLPEHGDMAGHQESSFDYYNVSDDDSEDGTNKNQQEGKNREDGGTVQWLLEREKEKGLQRKFEKHLTLLSPKESDTSASQKASHSARLDSMDSSSITVDSGFNSPRTRESLASNTSSILDSNRHQNPTLSPGHGGTSEFSFRTTADPAPSEPEKLQKPAKCLASVTSV, encoded by the exons GGGTTCCAACACCCAGTCAAGAAATTCTTCGCCATACATTGAACATGCTCGTAAGAGAGCGAAAAATTTACCCAACTCCTGACGGATATTTTATTGTAACTCCACAGACTTATTTTATTACACCTTCTTTAATAAGAACAAATAGCAAATGGTATCACCTGGATGAAAGGATACCTGACCGTTCTCGATGTACTTCACCACAACCAGGGACTATAACTCCATCTAACTCTGGCTGCCTCAGAGACAGAGCCCATCATCGAAACCACTGCGATTCTTGCAACTGCTTCAGAGAGGAATTTCATAATCACTCATCCACGCTTCAGAAGAAATCAATAAAAGATTGTAAGGACTCCTATTGCCCTCCTTCTTTCAGTCAGATCCCAATAACACACACTGAGAAAAGTAAAAGTACGGTTAACTGTTCATATAAAACTGAAACGTTGCCAAAAACCAAGGACGGAGAAAAGCAGCCAAAAAAATTTGGTCTGAAGTTGTTCAGACTGAGCTTTAAGAAGGACAAGTCAAAACAGTTGGTGAATTTTTCCGCCCAGTTTCCTCCTGAGGAATGGCCTCTCCGTGACGAGGATAATCCGACCTCCATACCacgggaggtggagcaggagatAATTAAACGGATTAACCCAGACCTGACAGTGGAGAATGTCATGAAGCACACGGCGCTAATGAAGAAACTTGAAGAGGATAAGGCCCATCGAAATAAACCAGGCTCGTCTGCCCAGCATAGTGGCAAAAGCAAAAAAAGCAGAGGCCACAAAAAGGCCCATGGTAAGCCCCGATCACACAGTAAGTCAAGAGTTCCTAAGGGTGAGCAATCAGAAGATACACATTTAGAtgtaacagagtgcagagagtatgagttttatGATCCAATTACCAGATCACCATGTGATAAAAGTACAAGTATGGAAATGAAGGGTGACAACGGCTTTGTTACATATGACAGAATTAACATGGCTGAATCCCATTATCCAGTGACCCCAGAGTGGGATGTGTCTGGTGATCTGTACAAGAGAAGGATGGAGGGTCAACTTCATGAACATTCCAGGGAAAGTTTACAATCCAAAGTACATCGGAGCCACAGCCATACGCAGGATAGAAAATCAAGAAATGATCGGACCAGCAAAGCCAAGGAGCGGTCTAGATCAATGGATAATTCGAATAGACCCCTTGGCACTATTTTGTCAGGCACTGCAGAAGAGATGCAAGGATGTAACATGGATGAAAGCCACTTGAGTAATGACAAATTGCGTTCTTCCAAGTTTCTGGGCCATCACAGATCAGGGCTGACATCACATTCAAATCATATCACTGAGCCTAGTATACCCGAATGTGTTGATGTTGATAATGTAGCAGGCCTCGATGATGCCTGCAATCCACTGGAACCTATCACAGCTGAAGAAACCTTGCCTAATTGCAATGAGCCTAGTGGCCCTGATGCTGTCGTAAAAGCAGATGATTACTTTCAGTGTAATGCGCCCAAGGAGACTATTCGGACTGTATCTTCCCTAGCAGCTAACTGTAATGATGAACATCTGTTTAAAGATTATGACACTTTGACCTTGTCTGATGGAGTTAAGAAGCTGTCCCCTTTGGACAGATTCTTGAAACATCCACCTATTGAAGAAAATGTGAATGGACAGCTGGAACAATTGTCACTGCAGCAGAAGCATTATCCTGAAAATATAGATATGAACAGCATTAATTTGCCTGTAGCGTCACAAGCATCAACAGTGTCATTGCCAAATGGACAAGTGTTTAAATCACAGTCTGAAACTCAAACTGTAAATCACATGGAAAATAATAGCCAGGATCTCCCTGGAATTTCTTTATATGAATCACAACACAATAAACCATCTGAATTGTTTCACCCTAACTGTGAGAACCTTGTTGGTCTATCAAGTGCAGTGCAATCACTGCCAGAGCACGGAGACATGGCCGGGCATCAGGAGTCTTCTTTTGATTATTATAATGTTTCCGATGATGACTCAGAAGATGGCACCAACAAAAACCAACAAGAAGGTAAGAACCGAGAAGATGGTGGGACGGTGCAATGGTTGCTAGAACGAGAGAAAGAGAAAGGTCtccagcggaagtttgagaagcatCTAACTCTCCTGAGCCCAAAGGAATCTGACACCAGCGCCAGTCAGAAAGCTTCACATTCTGCTCGACTAGATAGTATGGACAGCAGCAGTATAACAGTAGACAGTGGATTTAATTCTCCACG TACTCGTGAAAGTCTGGCCTCTAACACCTCAAGCATATTAGACAGCAACAGACATCAGAACCCCACTCTTAGTCCGGGACATGGAGGCACGTCTGAATTCAGTTTCCGAACAACCGCAGATCCTGCACCAAGTGAACCTGAGAAACTGCAGAAGCCTGCGAAGTGTCTAGCTTCTGTTACCAGTGTTTGA